A genomic window from Triticum urartu cultivar G1812 chromosome 7, Tu2.1, whole genome shotgun sequence includes:
- the LOC125525494 gene encoding uncharacterized protein LOC125525494, producing the protein MAASSSSSSSSSSSSSSSSSSPSSPSDPDYKVTTSDIEDDAAGVEPPSSDEEFPSVFRTQGHVDAVCRKYGIAKDQYTAFPAGDLRASSSPPHGAVCVYAHALEAGMRVPLHRFFVDALNHFGLAPTQLAPNGWRIMAGFIVLCRSAGVPPSLAVFRRFFLLSALPHKHQKGWYYFQPRSKGRSGLRFTGLPESIKGWKRGFFFLYSPTAWPCPVEWGKPSKSSLVDPVLSAEDEAAAAKLLSAQGASSIDLRKYLCIRNLAEAGISPLPAPVRAPSSPQLPAPEPSSPQPPPSCTCTATQSKGMDPAVYGMMKSMLASKAAAARTSASANKVKIEPDSDVTRSSPLCGKKRNLAEAYGDDGPPSVLPDTPPTADDSSAPTGICSPPEAFSRSSRKIQHIPSGHDGDSADWVAARERLRGVVPLQARVFAATEPSDTVASTYVAVLQAANYASFSLAYALELEQRLDARDAEVAALRARLERSEAKLAAAEAEVETVKAERAVRRRAQDALDGYERWRGANAGQMT; encoded by the exons AtggctgcttcttcttcttcctcctcctcgtcctcctcctcctcttcctcctcctcgtcctctccgTCCTCCCCCTCCGACCCGGACTACAAGGTCACCACCTCCGACATCGAGGACGACGCCGCCGGGGTCGAGCCCCCATCGTCGGACGAGGAATTCCCCTCCGTCTTCCGCACGCAGGGCCACGTCGACGCGGTGTGCAGGAAGTACGGCATCGCCAAGGACCAGTACACCGCCTTCCCCGCCGGCGACCTGCGCGCGAGCTCGTCCCCACCGCACGGCGCCGTCTGCGTGTACGCGCACGCGCTGGAGGCCGGGATGCGCGTCCCCCTGCACCGGTTCTTCGTCGACGCGCTCAACCACTTCGGCCTCGCGCCCACGCAGCTCGCGCCCAACGGGTGGCGCATCATGGCGGGATTCATTGTGCTCTGCCGCTCCGCCGGCGTGCCGCCGTCGCTCGCGGTGTTCCGGCGCTTCTTCCTGCTGTCCGCCCTCCCCCACAAGCACCAAAAAGGCTGGTACTACTTCCAGCCCAGGTCGAAGGGCAGATCCGGCTTGCGCTTCACGGGGTTGCCGGAGTCCATCAAGGGTTGGAAGCGCGGGTTCTTCTTCCTCTATTCGCCGACCGCGTGGCCTTGTCCTGTGGAGTGGGGCAAGCCGTCCAAGagctccctcgtggaccctgtgcTCTCCGCCGAAGATGAGGCAGCGGCGGCCAAGTTGCTATCTGCTCAGGGAGCCTCCTCCATTGATCTCAGGAAGTATCTTTGCATCAGAAATCTTGCCGAGGCCGGGATATCTCCCTTGCCGGCACCGGTACGGGCGCCGTCATCACCGCAGCTCCCGGCACCGGAGCCGTCGTCACCGCAGCCGCCGCCTTCTTGTACTTGTACTGCTACCCAGTCCAAAGGGATGGATCCCGCAGTGTACGGCATGATGAAATCCATGCTAGCAtcgaaggcggcggcggcacgaACATCGGCGTCGGCGAACAAGGTGAAAATTGAGCCGGACAGCGATGTGACGAGATCGTCGCCGTTGTGTGGGAAGAAGAGGAATCTGGCCGAAGCATACGGCGACGACGGCCCACCATCTGTGCTGCCAGACACTCCGCCTACCGCCGATGACAGCTCGGCGCCCACCGGAATTTGTTCCCCGCCCGAGGCCTTCTCCCGGAGCAGCCGGAAGATTCAGCATATTCCCAGCGGACACGACGGCGACAGCGCCGACTGGGTGGCCGCGCGGGAGAGGCTGCGGGGCGTCGTCCCGCTTCAGGCGCGCGTGTTCGCGGCGACCGAGCCCTCCGACACCGTCGCGTCCACCTATGTCGCCGTTCTTCAG GCTGCAAACTACGCGTCCTTCTCCTTGGCCTACGCGCTGGAGCTGGAGCAGCGGCTGGACGCGCGGGacgcggaggtcgccgcactgcggGCGCGGCTGGAGAGGTCGGAGGCCAAGCTCgccgcggcggaggcggaggtggagaCGGTGAAGGCCGAGCGCGCCGTGCGGCGGCGCGCGCAGGACGCGCTGGATGGTTACGAGCGCTGGCGGGGCGCGAACGCGGGGCAGATGACGTGA